GTAGCAGTGTTAGTTTGAGCGCCAATAGTTCCTTTCATGAATGGGTTTGCCGTATCTTCTACCCCAGCAACGATCGGGTAACCAATGAAGCTCATTGTGAATTCGCCATAGGGGTTTGTCGTATCTGCTGACTTAGAGACAGTGAACTTGGCGTGGATCATCTGCTTCTGGCCTTGCTCACTCTGTTCGACCCAAACCTGGGCAATTTGTGGGGAATTATTATCGGCGCGGGTGACATCAAGGATGAAGGTTTGATAATCAGGTACCTCGCCAGCAGAGGTGCCTTGTTGCTGGCTGGAAGCACCGCTGTTGGCGGCATCTCCCTTACTGGAAGAACAGAGCTTCTTGTCTACCAGAGCCTTGTAAGGTCCCTTGTTCAGCATAGCGTCATACTTGGTCTGACTTACCATGCAGAGTATCTCGTTAACCGTCCCCAAAGCGTCAGCAGCCCGTTCATCTACATATACGTTAGTTTTGTCGGTGTAGTAAGCTGCCGTCGTCGGAATTACCCCTGGCAAAGCAAGTGGCATTACCTTACCAGTAACTGTCGAGTCGGCCTTTGCGTCAACTACGCTCACGCTTCCTGCAACTGTCAGTGCAGTCGCACTGCCGCCGCCTCCACTCCCGCCGCCTCCACACCCTGCCAAACCTGCAAGAGCAAACATTACACAAGCAGCCCGCAATTCCTTCTTCATACACTCCTCCTTGTAGCTCGATGCTGCCGTAAACACTTTAGGCAAAACGGAACATGAGCCCACTAAATTTTCAGTTAGGTGAGGTATCTGTGTTTATCGGAGTATAGCCCGCGGGACTTTAACTGTTTTTAATGTCCAACAATTGAGCAACATGCCAATAGATTCAAAGGTGGTTGAGAGCATAGCGCTCAATAATCCATCGCGCGATGCTTCGATATGGAGGGAATGAAACCGGCAGAGTCTGTCGAGTAAACCAGCGGGCATCAGCAATTTCTGCAACATCCGGAACAACCTCTCCCCCCGCGTAATCAGCTACAAACCCGGCCATAAGCTGGCTGGGGAAGGGCCAGCACTGGCTGCCGACATATTGCACATTAGTGATGTCAACCCCTGTTTCTTCTTTAACTTCACGAACCGCGCACTCTTCCAGTGATTCGCCGAAGTCAAGAAAACCGGCCACGAGGCTGTAACGCCCTTCTCCCCATTCCGGCTTTCTGATCAGTAGAAACTCATCACCTCTTCTTATCAGGACAATCGCGCAAGGATGCACAGCGGGATAACGTTCATGGGAGCAGGACAGGCAACGTTTCCCCCAGGTACCGACAAGATACGCCATCTCACCTCCGCATTTGGCGCAGCGCCTGCTAATACTATCCCAGTAAAGTACCTGCTGGCTGAGTCCGCCGATAGTGAGGAGACTATCATCAAGTCGTTCCTCTACTGCATTGAAAGGTTCTGCGAACAAAAGCGGTTCAAGCGTTGAATCCTTGCCAATTCTGACTGCATAAAGCGGCTCGCCGAACCAACTCCCAAGAAAAAGGCTGTTGCTGACGGTTACTCCCCAACTGTCAGGAAGAGTGCGGAGCAGAGAATAATTCTTTTGAACATCTTCGACCACAAGGGAATTAGCTGTCACAACTGCATACCAAGGTCTGCCTTCAGGAATAGGTGCACCCGGAACCCCTCTGACAAAGCATGACTCGATGGCTCTGCTATTGAAAGGCAAATTTGCGGCTAAAGGATAACGCATTTGTGAACTCCAAAGAGAAAGGCGACCATAGGCCGCCTCTCATTAATAGCTAATGATCGAAACCAGGATCAGGCAGCGTCCGCCAATTGGTTAAACTCTTCTTCCTTGAACATCTTCTCCAGGTCAAGCAGTATCAGCAGCCGATCGCCGGAACGCCCGACCCCCATGAGACACTCTGATTCAAACCCCTTGATCACATCAGGAGTTGGCGATATCTGATCAGGAGAGAGTTTCATAACATGTGACACCTTGTCAACTACAAGTCCGACAGTGATGCGCCCAAAAGAAACCACGACAATCCTCCGATTTTGTTCATTAAGATTATCGCTGAAAGGGAGATGCATCCGCTTTCTGAAGTCGATTATCGGAATAATCTTGCCACGCAGGTTGATGACTCCTTCGACAAAGTCAGGTGAGTTCGGCATCAAGGTGATCTCAACCATCCGGATAATTTCCTGAACCTTCAGGATATCCACGCAAAACTCCTCGGTACCAACGGTAAACCCGACCATATGAAGTGAATCACTGCTAGCCCTGCCATTTGAAACTACCTGTGTAGAAACGTCATATGCCATGGGTTACCTCCGATTATTCAGTTTCAATAATTATTAGATAGATTCGAATAAGTTAGTCAATGTTTCGACTGAAAATCATGAAACTTGAGAAAATTCTATACTCTGAACTGGCTTACCAGCCTTGAAAGTTCTTCAGCCAGTGAAGAAAGCTGGTTTGCAGCGATAACCGACTCCTGGGCACCACGAGCCGTGTGCTGCACAACATCGTTTATCTGCTGGATATTGCTACTTATTTCACTAGTTGTCGCTGTTTGCTCTTCGGCAGCGGTTGCAATCTGCTCAACTTGCATATTAACCGAGTTTATCTGATCAAGGATTGATTGCAACGCCTCACCTGATTTAGACGCTTCCATCGTGCCGCTTTCAACCTCGCGTACCCCCTCTTCCATAGCCGCGACCGCGCTCTTGGTCTCGCTCTGGATAGCTTTGATCATCTCTCCGATCTCTCGGGTCGCCTTGGTGGTTCTTTCGGCAAGCGCCCTTACTTCGTCGGCAACTACCGCAAATCCGCGGCCCTGCTCTCCGGCGCGGGCTGCTTCAATTGCCGCATTAAGCGCCAGAAGGTTGGTCTGGTCAGCAATGTCCTGAATAGTGCCGATAATCTCGCCGATCTGATCGCTCCTCGCGCCAAGGGTTTCGACAGTTCGCGCTGTATCATTCACCCGACCGGCAATCCTGCTCATGACCTGGACGGTGGTGTCTACCACAGCAGATCCTGCCTGGGCAGCAAGGCTGGCTTGCCCGGCACCGGCCGCAGCAGCGTGGCAATTTTGGGCGATATCGCCGCTGGTAGCCGACATCTCCTCGCTTGCAGTGGCAACAGTACCTGCCTGAGCGGCCATCTCTTCGGCGCCACTCGCCATTTCAGCGGCAGTAGCATGCAGTTCTGTAGCAGAAGATGCAACTTTCTCACTATTACTCGCCACCATCGATATGATTTCATTCAGTTTTTCAGCTGTTATGTTGACTTCCTCTGCCAGCATTCCCATTTCATCCTTGCTCTTTATATCAGACCGAGCAGTGAGGTTGCCGGAAGCAACCTGCTGAAGTGTCTCGAATACCGCCTGAAGCGGTCGGGAGACAGAGTTTGCGATCAGGTTACCAAAGCCGAGAGCAAGAATGACTATAATGGATATTGAAACTATAAATATGAGACGCGAGCTTTTGTAACTGGCAGCATCACGTGCAAACATTTCCTCGCCTAGTTTTACATTCGAATCAACCAGTTCAGCGACTGCCGCTGCAGGTTTAGTGTAAATCGGAGCTACTGTTGAGGTCGCGAACTTCAAAGCCTCCTCAATGGCAGCAGCGTTACCAGAGATATGTGCAGCCTTTGCCATATCTCCAAGTTTGGTCCCTTCAGTCACATAAGACTCAAAACCTTCACGGAATGCCTTTAACTTCTCCTTCTCTGAGGTGTCCAAGTCGGCCTTCTCGAACTGAGCGAGTTTCCCTTTGATGCTTTCGATCTGTGCCGCAAAGTCCTTCGCTTTTTCATCGATCTTTGCCGGGTCTTTGAGCGCCAGCATGTACACAAGATCAAGCCGCATGGCAAGGAAATGGTTCTTTACATCCTGAAGTAGTGCTACATGCTTGATACCCTGCGCCAGTTCTCCTTGATCAAGGCTCATCTTGTGCATGTTGGCAATGCCGAAGAAACCTACCGCGGCAAGGCCAAAACAACCGGCAACCACAAGAATCATTATTTTCATTTTCACCTGCAGATCTGCCCAAAAATCCATAAAAACCCCCTAGAAAATAAACAATAAACTCTTTTAATTTTGAGCAAATAGACTTTGCTAAACTTTTACAGTTTGAATTGCCCTACCAGCCGCTGAAGCTCTTCAGCAGTGCGAGCAAGTTGCCCGGCGGCTGATGCCGATTCCTGAGCCCCTTTAGCAGTCTCTTGAACAACCTGGGTGATCTGGTGAATATTGTTGCTTATTTCGCTGGTGGTTGCCGTCTGCTCTTCGGCTGCTGTCGCTACCTGGTTCACCTGCATCGTTACGGAGTTGATCTGCTCAAGTATCTCCTGCAGGGCATGACCGGACTTGGCTGCCTCGGCCGTCCCATTTTCAACTTCAATGACTCCTTCTTCCATGGCAGCAACAGCACCTTTGGTCTCTTGCTGGATCGCCTTAATCATCTCGCCGATTTCCCTGGTCGCCTTGGTGGTTCTTTCGGCAAGTGCCCTCACCTCGTCGGCGACTACTGCAAAGCCTCGCCCCTGTTCACCGGCGCGGGCTGCCTCAATCGCCGCATTAAGCGCCAGCAAGTTGGTCTGGTCGGCGATGTCCTGAATAGTGCCAATGATCGCACCGATCTGGTCGGAGCGCGAGCCAAGACTCTCAACAGAACGTGCAGTGTCGGTTACCCTTTCGGCAATCCGACTCATAACCTGCACCGTCTTTTCGACAACTTCTGAACCTGAAGATGCCGTTGCACTGGCCTTGAGCCCTCCCTCAGCTGCCATTTGACAGTTTTGGGCAATGTCGCCGCTGGTAGCAGACATCTGTTCAGCCGCAGTGGCCACTGTACCGGCCTGGGAAGCAACCTCCTCAGCACCAGTGGCTATCTGGTCAGCGGTTGACATTAATTGCGTAGATGCCGAAGCAACCAACGATGTATTATTGGCAACCTTGGAAATTATCTCATGGAGACGTTCCATAAACTGATTAAAACCGCTGCAGATAACGCCAAGTTCATCTCTGCCGGTGTAGGCCAGCCGTTTGGTAAGATCCCCCTCGCCCTGAGCAATATCATTGACCATGAACTGGATTTCACCGAGTGGTTTCCTTATTGAGCGAATTATGAGAAAAACCTGTATGACGGAGACCAGAAAAGCTATGACCACCATACCGGCAAGAACAGATTTGACTCCTTTGGCTGCGGCTTCAGCACTCTTCAAGTTTTCCTGCATTCGCTTGTCGATCGATTCAGATAATTCACCAATCATCAGTTCGGCCTTTTGCATCTCTTCTTTTGATACTTCCATTTCTTTGTAGGCATCACTGACGTTCTTGATCGAACCGCTCTTAATGCTATCTCGAGTCATCTCAAAAGCGCCGAGATACTCCTCCATGTTCTTTTTGATCGCTGCTACAGCTTCCTTGTCTTTCGGAGACTCAGAAAGCTTGAGAATAGCGTCAATGCGCTCGTTAAATAATTTGTGGGCGTCATCCCATTTCTTGCCATATTCTTCGACCTTGCTATTGTCGCCCAGATTTATAAACATATCCTTTTCGTATCTACGAAGCATGT
This window of the Geoanaerobacter pelophilus genome carries:
- the nudC gene encoding NAD(+) diphosphatase, encoding MRYPLAANLPFNSRAIESCFVRGVPGAPIPEGRPWYAVVTANSLVVEDVQKNYSLLRTLPDSWGVTVSNSLFLGSWFGEPLYAVRIGKDSTLEPLLFAEPFNAVEERLDDSLLTIGGLSQQVLYWDSISRRCAKCGGEMAYLVGTWGKRCLSCSHERYPAVHPCAIVLIRRGDEFLLIRKPEWGEGRYSLVAGFLDFGESLEECAVREVKEETGVDITNVQYVGSQCWPFPSQLMAGFVADYAGGEVVPDVAEIADARWFTRQTLPVSFPPYRSIARWIIERYALNHL
- a CDS encoding chemotaxis protein CheW, with amino-acid sequence MAYDVSTQVVSNGRASSDSLHMVGFTVGTEEFCVDILKVQEIIRMVEITLMPNSPDFVEGVINLRGKIIPIIDFRKRMHLPFSDNLNEQNRRIVVVSFGRITVGLVVDKVSHVMKLSPDQISPTPDVIKGFESECLMGVGRSGDRLLILLDLEKMFKEEEFNQLADAA
- a CDS encoding methyl-accepting chemotaxis protein, with the translated sequence MKISTRLTLSAALSLVFLVVVGVAGFWGTNKLSYYLETVGNRESQLVENAQRSRANINMLRRYEKDMFINLGDNSKVEEYGKKWDDAHKLFNERIDAILKLSESPKDKEAVAAIKKNMEEYLGAFEMTRDSIKSGSIKNVSDAYKEMEVSKEEMQKAELMIGELSESIDKRMQENLKSAEAAAKGVKSVLAGMVVIAFLVSVIQVFLIIRSIRKPLGEIQFMVNDIAQGEGDLTKRLAYTGRDELGVICSGFNQFMERLHEIISKVANNTSLVASASTQLMSTADQIATGAEEVASQAGTVATAAEQMSATSGDIAQNCQMAAEGGLKASATASSGSEVVEKTVQVMSRIAERVTDTARSVESLGSRSDQIGAIIGTIQDIADQTNLLALNAAIEAARAGEQGRGFAVVADEVRALAERTTKATREIGEMIKAIQQETKGAVAAMEEGVIEVENGTAEAAKSGHALQEILEQINSVTMQVNQVATAAEEQTATTSEISNNIHQITQVVQETAKGAQESASAAGQLARTAEELQRLVGQFKL
- a CDS encoding methyl-accepting chemotaxis protein is translated as MDFWADLQVKMKIMILVVAGCFGLAAVGFFGIANMHKMSLDQGELAQGIKHVALLQDVKNHFLAMRLDLVYMLALKDPAKIDEKAKDFAAQIESIKGKLAQFEKADLDTSEKEKLKAFREGFESYVTEGTKLGDMAKAAHISGNAAAIEEALKFATSTVAPIYTKPAAAVAELVDSNVKLGEEMFARDAASYKSSRLIFIVSISIIVILALGFGNLIANSVSRPLQAVFETLQQVASGNLTARSDIKSKDEMGMLAEEVNITAEKLNEIISMVASNSEKVASSATELHATAAEMASGAEEMAAQAGTVATASEEMSATSGDIAQNCHAAAAGAGQASLAAQAGSAVVDTTVQVMSRIAGRVNDTARTVETLGARSDQIGEIIGTIQDIADQTNLLALNAAIEAARAGEQGRGFAVVADEVRALAERTTKATREIGEMIKAIQSETKSAVAAMEEGVREVESGTMEASKSGEALQSILDQINSVNMQVEQIATAAEEQTATTSEISSNIQQINDVVQHTARGAQESVIAANQLSSLAEELSRLVSQFRV